The window GCACAATATTGTCAATATTTTAATCGCAAAGATAAGAACACTTGTGAATCTTTCTACAAGGAAAATTTTTAATATTATATAAAATAGGGAGTTATAAAAAAGACTAATGAAAGAATCTCAACTGGAACCATCATTGCAGTTAATAATGAAAAATCATAAGGAGTTTAAAATGAAAAAACAAAATTATGTTTCGTTTCTATTTTTAATGTTCGTATTCTGCACTGTTACCATCTATGCAGATACACTATTTGTTGATGGTAACGCATCAGGCAGCAACAACGGCAGCGATTGGGCGAATGCTTACACGTCACTACAGGATGCCCTTGACAATGCTGTTTCCGGAGATGAAATCTGGGTAGCTGAAGGAACCTATTATCCCACTCAGGAAGCTGATGGCACCACCAATGAAACCCGGAAATACTGCTTTGTAATGGTTGAAGGTGTTTCAATTTACGGCGGTTTTGCCGGAACAGAATCTGCAGTTTCCGAAAGGACGGATTATAGCTTTGGCGGAGCTAATGAAACCATACTTAGCGGCGATCACAATGGTGATGATGTTATAATCGGTGCAGGCTCCACATTGTCTATTTCCAATAACAGTGAAAACAGTTACCACGTGTTTTATCATCCAGCAGGTACTACTGTTACAAACACTGCGTTATTGGACGGCTTTACTATTACAGGCGGTAATGCTAATGGTAGTAGCAATCCCTGGAACGACGGTGCAGGAATTTATAACAGCGACGGACAAAATCCGGCCATCAATAATTGTTATTTTATCGGAAATGTGGCCGGCGATAATGGCGGGGCTATTCAAAATGTTGAAAACGCAAGCCCGATAAGCATAACGAATTGTGTATTTAAACAAAACAAAGCCGGTGATTCAGGCGGAGGAATCACATTCTTAAGAGGACTTGGCACAGTAACAAACTGTTTTTTTAGTGGAAACAAAGCAACGAATGATTTTGGAGGAGCCGTTTATGTGTGGGATTCTCCAGCAAATGTTGATTTAATTAATTCAACAATGACCGAAAACAATGCCAGATCAGGAGGTGCGATTCATATTGATGATCATGCAGAAGGAACTATTATCAACTGTATTGCTTACGGAAACACAATAACAACCGGAGAGGGCCCTCAAGTCAGGGTTTACAATAATTCTACAGCAAATATAAGCTATACAGATATTGAGGGTGGAATTGGAACAGGTGCTACCGCTAACTCCACTTCAACCATTAATGACAACGGGAACAATATAGATTCCGATCCGCTTTTTGTGGGTAGTACTTTAAATCCCCAATACCCTTATGCAATTCTCCGCACATCTCCTTGTGCCGACGCCGGTGATAATACCGCCAACAGCGAAACCTATGATATAAGAGGCAGCGGCTTTGAGCGCAAGCTTAATAAAACAGACGGAAGTTCCGGAATCATAGACATAGGTGCTTACGAATATAATTTTTACGAGGATCTTTTTGATCAGGATATAATATTTGTGAACGATGATGCTGCCGGAAATAACAGCGGAATAAACTGGAGACACGCTTATACATCTTTCCAAACGGCTTTGGAAGCCGCGTCCTCCGGTAAACAGATTTGGGTTGCAAAAGGGACTTACAAGCCCAGCCAGGAAACGGACGGGACGACAGACACTCCTGCAGAATTTGCTTTCCAAATGGTTGATGGAGTTGAAATTTATGGCGGATTTTCCGGGACAGAAGCAGATATTTCTGCCAGGATTGATTATAAAATAGGTGGTGCCAATGAAACTATTTTAAGCGGTGATTTGAACGGAGATGACCTCGTTACCGGCAGTGGCTCTAATTTAACTTTCTCTAATATAGCTGATAACACTTATCAGGTTTTTCAACACCCCAATGATTATGTGCTTTCAAGCAGCACTATTCTGGATGGATTTACCGTAAAAGGCGCGCATAATACTAACCTTTATGGTGGTGGAATAATGCTTCGCTCAGCTGCTGAACCAAGTATTCAAAACTGTGTTTTTACTGAAAACTATGCTAAATACGGAGGCGGAGTTGGAAGTTACCGTGGTGTCATAAATATTTCAAATTGTGTTTTTACTAAAAATGAAGCCACCTCTCACGGTGGTGGAATCTATAATAATAGCAGCACATCTCTTGAACCAGCCAGTATTTCTAATTCCGAATTTTTTGGCAACAAAACTGGTCAAGGGGGAGGTATATACAATTATAATGGTGGTGAAGCTCAGATTGAGAACTGTCTGTTGTATGAAAATTACGCTATCAAAGGTGGTGGTATCACAATTGTAGTATCTCAAGCCAGCATAATTAATACTACAATTACTGATAATGTAGCGAGTTATATCGGGGGAGGTCTTCATGCTTATTTAACCAGTGATGGCTCATATACGCTAAAGAACGCAATTATTTGGAATAATACAGCCGGTTCTTCTGGTGCTGAGATAAAAAATGAACGAGAGTTTTCTTTTACTATTTCTTACAGCGACATCAAAGAAAGCGGTGCCAGCGGAGGAAGCTGGGATTCGAATATTGGTGTTGATGGTGGTAACAATATAGATTTCGAACCCTATTTTGTGGGAACAACAGAAAATCCCGACCATCCGTATTCCATTTTTGGCAACTCACCCTGTGTGGATGCCGGCGATAACACAGCAATTTCAGAAACTTATGATATCCGCGGAAGTGCTTTTGACAGAAAACTCAACGGAACGGACGGCAGCGCAGGAACCATTGATATGGGAGCCTACGAATACAAATACGGAACAGACCCCGTAGCACCGTCTTTATTGTATGTTTATGAGAATGCAAGTGGAGGTAATAGTGGAATAAGCTGGACAGATGCCTTTACATCATTTCAGGATGCCCTGGACATTGCTGTTTCGGGAGGTGAGATTTGGGTGGCAGCCGGAACCTATAAGCCGAGTAAGGAAATAGACGGTACAACGGACACCCCCCGTGAATTTACATTCCAGATGATTAATGGCGTGGAAATTTACGGTGGATTTGCCGGCACGGAAACTGCAATTTCTCAACGAACAGATTATGGTGTCGGCGGTGCCAATGAAACAATTTTGAGTGGAGATAAAAATAGTGGTGATGTAGTAAGTGGCAGTGGTTCAACATTATCCATTACCAATAATACCGAAAATTGCTCCAATGTTTTTTATCACCCAAATGGAACAAATTTAGACGCTACCGCAGTTCTTGACGGTTTTACAATTACCGGAGGGTATGCTGATCTTTCCGGGTACCGCTCTTTTGGGGCAGGGATGTTCAATTATAGCGCTTCACCAACCATTAGTAAGTGTACGTTTACAGGAAATGCCACAGTGTCTGGCAGCTATGGAGGTGCGATCTACAATTTAGCATCTTCACCAGTTATAAGCAATTGTACTTTTGCCTATAATAGTTCAAGGTATGGAGGTGCATTGTTTAATAGTAATTCTTCTTCTCCCATCATTACTTATTCCAATTTCATTGGAAATTATGCTTCGTATGATGGAGGAGGTATAAAAAATGATGGGTCTTCTCCCACCATTAAGGGCTGTTATTTCTCTGACAATTATGCCGGTCAAGGTGGCGGGATAAATAACCAAGGTCTTTCCGAAATTATTAATTGCTTGTTCATTAATAATTCTGCTGGATATTATGGTGGAGGAGTCTTAATTAACGGAGCATCTGCCACTTTAACCAATTGCACGATTTCTGGTAATTCCGCATCCTCGGGTGGAGGATTATATGTGGTCAATAGTGCTCAACCGCAAATTAAAAATACCATATTGTGGAACAATACAGCGAGTTCAGGAAGTGATGTGGCTCTTGTAAACAATGGTTTACCAACATTTTCGTATTGCGATATTGCCGGAAGCGGTGGAAGTAGTAGTTGGAATTCTGATTTTGGAACCGATGGTGGAAACAATATAGATTCCGATCCCTATTTTGTAGGAACAACAGAAAATCCTGATCATCCCTACAGTATTGCTATAATATCACCATGTTGTGATACAGGTAATAATGATTTTAATTCTGAGATTTTTGATATTCGTGGCACTGGTTTTCCCAGGAAACTTGATAAAAACACAGGTGAATCTGGTACAATAGACATGGGTACATATGAATATCAGGATGGTGATGATCCACCGCTTCCAGTAACTCTATCATCATTCACCGGAAGCATAGAAAACGGATATCTAACTCTTAATTGGACTACAGAATCTGAACTGGAAAATCTGGGTTGGAATATCTATCGCAGTGAAGATGAAAACGGCTTGGAAAACAATTCACTCAAACTCAATGAGACACTTATCCCCGGTATGGGGACAGTTTCAATTCCAACTGAATACAGTTATATTGATGAACTTCCGGCACAAAATCTGGGAATACATTATTACTGGATTGAGAGCGTAAGTTATAGTGGAGAATTGGAAATTTATGGTCTGGTTTCCATTGATCTGAGCAATTCAAATCTTGTTCCGAATGCTCCAGCTAAAAGCTTTGTAGAAAAGAATTACCCGAATCCATTCAATCCAACCACGAAAATTGATTTTGGAATAAAAACTGGAGAAATTGGTAAACTAACGATCTACAATATATTAGGTCAAAAAGTTGAAAGTCATAGATTTGAAGAAGGTTATCACACATTTAACTGGAATGCATCAAAATACGCATCAGGAGTATATTTCTATAGATTGCAGACACTTTCTTATCACAAAACTATTAGAATGCTGATGTTGAAATAATAATTCCAGACTTACCTCAATGCGCAGGCTTGAGGTAAGAATGGAGGTGATTTTGTTATTCTTAACCCAAACTTCGCTATTGGGCCAAGTCTAACAACACATGTCCTTTCCGACAGCTTCATTCGCAGTTTCTTGCAGAAGCTGTCGGAAAGTTTTTTTTCAGACTCGAGTTCAGAAGAGCGCAGCAAAGCTGGACTTG is drawn from Candidatus Cloacimonadota bacterium and contains these coding sequences:
- a CDS encoding T9SS type A sorting domain-containing protein encodes the protein MKKQNYVSFLFLMFVFCTVTIYADTLFVDGNASGSNNGSDWANAYTSLQDALDNAVSGDEIWVAEGTYYPTQEADGTTNETRKYCFVMVEGVSIYGGFAGTESAVSERTDYSFGGANETILSGDHNGDDVIIGAGSTLSISNNSENSYHVFYHPAGTTVTNTALLDGFTITGGNANGSSNPWNDGAGIYNSDGQNPAINNCYFIGNVAGDNGGAIQNVENASPISITNCVFKQNKAGDSGGGITFLRGLGTVTNCFFSGNKATNDFGGAVYVWDSPANVDLINSTMTENNARSGGAIHIDDHAEGTIINCIAYGNTITTGEGPQVRVYNNSTANISYTDIEGGIGTGATANSTSTINDNGNNIDSDPLFVGSTLNPQYPYAILRTSPCADAGDNTANSETYDIRGSGFERKLNKTDGSSGIIDIGAYEYNFYEDLFDQDIIFVNDDAAGNNSGINWRHAYTSFQTALEAASSGKQIWVAKGTYKPSQETDGTTDTPAEFAFQMVDGVEIYGGFSGTEADISARIDYKIGGANETILSGDLNGDDLVTGSGSNLTFSNIADNTYQVFQHPNDYVLSSSTILDGFTVKGAHNTNLYGGGIMLRSAAEPSIQNCVFTENYAKYGGGVGSYRGVINISNCVFTKNEATSHGGGIYNNSSTSLEPASISNSEFFGNKTGQGGGIYNYNGGEAQIENCLLYENYAIKGGGITIVVSQASIINTTITDNVASYIGGGLHAYLTSDGSYTLKNAIIWNNTAGSSGAEIKNEREFSFTISYSDIKESGASGGSWDSNIGVDGGNNIDFEPYFVGTTENPDHPYSIFGNSPCVDAGDNTAISETYDIRGSAFDRKLNGTDGSAGTIDMGAYEYKYGTDPVAPSLLYVYENASGGNSGISWTDAFTSFQDALDIAVSGGEIWVAAGTYKPSKEIDGTTDTPREFTFQMINGVEIYGGFAGTETAISQRTDYGVGGANETILSGDKNSGDVVSGSGSTLSITNNTENCSNVFYHPNGTNLDATAVLDGFTITGGYADLSGYRSFGAGMFNYSASPTISKCTFTGNATVSGSYGGAIYNLASSPVISNCTFAYNSSRYGGALFNSNSSSPIITYSNFIGNYASYDGGGIKNDGSSPTIKGCYFSDNYAGQGGGINNQGLSEIINCLFINNSAGYYGGGVLINGASATLTNCTISGNSASSGGGLYVVNSAQPQIKNTILWNNTASSGSDVALVNNGLPTFSYCDIAGSGGSSSWNSDFGTDGGNNIDSDPYFVGTTENPDHPYSIAIISPCCDTGNNDFNSEIFDIRGTGFPRKLDKNTGESGTIDMGTYEYQDGDDPPLPVTLSSFTGSIENGYLTLNWTTESELENLGWNIYRSEDENGLENNSLKLNETLIPGMGTVSIPTEYSYIDELPAQNLGIHYYWIESVSYSGELEIYGLVSIDLSNSNLVPNAPAKSFVEKNYPNPFNPTTKIDFGIKTGEIGKLTIYNILGQKVESHRFEEGYHTFNWNASKYASGVYFYRLQTLSYHKTIRMLMLK